In the Bradyrhizobium guangzhouense genome, one interval contains:
- a CDS encoding NAD(P)H-dependent flavin oxidoreductase, giving the protein MTSDRLQRFHDRLSLPLIAAPMFLVSGVELMVAACRNGVIGSFPTVNCRSPEQLDGWLAEIATRLRQHEDQTGRKAAPLCPNLIVHRSNARLEQDLAVLLEHKPEIVITSVGSPAPVLKPLHDAGSLVLADVASIRHAERAAAAGADGLVLLTAGAGGQTGWLNPFAFVRAVRAFYDGIIVLAGGISDGRALHAAEVLGCDLGYMGTKFIATRESMADERHKQMLVDSSADDILLTTAFTGLQTSMLKPSIVAAGLDPNDLPARGAIDIGKDIDVGAREVRPKRWRDIWSGGHSTSGVSGVMAVDDLVAATVAEYRAARER; this is encoded by the coding sequence GTGACGTCAGATCGACTGCAGCGTTTTCACGATCGTCTCAGCCTGCCGCTGATCGCTGCGCCAATGTTCCTGGTGTCGGGCGTCGAGCTCATGGTTGCGGCCTGCCGCAATGGCGTGATCGGCAGCTTCCCCACCGTGAATTGCCGCAGTCCTGAACAACTCGATGGATGGCTCGCCGAGATCGCAACGCGGCTGCGCCAGCACGAGGATCAAACCGGCCGCAAGGCCGCGCCGCTTTGTCCGAACCTGATCGTGCATCGCTCCAATGCGCGGCTGGAGCAGGATCTCGCCGTGCTGCTCGAGCACAAGCCGGAGATCGTCATCACCTCGGTTGGCTCGCCGGCGCCCGTGCTGAAGCCGCTGCATGATGCAGGCAGCCTGGTGCTGGCGGACGTCGCCTCGATCCGCCACGCCGAGCGCGCGGCGGCAGCGGGCGCCGATGGGCTGGTGCTGCTGACGGCAGGCGCGGGCGGACAAACCGGCTGGCTCAATCCCTTTGCCTTCGTCCGCGCAGTGCGTGCGTTCTACGACGGCATCATCGTGCTCGCCGGCGGCATCAGCGACGGCCGCGCGCTGCATGCCGCCGAAGTGCTCGGCTGCGATCTCGGCTACATGGGCACCAAATTCATCGCGACGCGCGAGAGCATGGCGGACGAGCGCCACAAGCAGATGCTGGTCGACAGCAGCGCCGACGACATCCTGCTCACCACCGCCTTCACCGGCTTGCAGACCAGCATGCTGAAGCCGTCGATCGTCGCCGCCGGTCTCGACCCCAATGATCTCCCGGCGCGTGGCGCGATCGATATCGGCAAGGACATCGATGTCGGCGCGCGCGAGGTCAGGCCGAAGCGCTGGCGCGATATCTGGAGCGGCGGGCATTCGACGTCGGGCGTATCAGGCGTGATGGCAGTCGACGACCTCGTCGCAGCAACGGTCGCGGAGTACCGCGCGGCAAGGGAGCGCTAA